A window of Chitinophagales bacterium contains these coding sequences:
- a CDS encoding tail fiber domain-containing protein, with protein sequence MDNEDFPIHTSGFERIMIKAGGDVGIGTSSPAEKFDVFGNINVSGDYRIGGVSILKNTGTGNMFVGEGAGENNTGVEGTFFGAGAGTNNNSGDYNSFFGYSSGSVNTSGSANSFFGNISGANNTTGAWNTFIGAAAGLSNTTGSDNVFMGISSGTTNQTGYQNTFVGGYAGNLNFDGDCNSFFGYHSGLKNSSGRVNAFFGYLSGLENTTGSFNAFLGSGAGSFNTTGYENTFVGQQAGESNTTGHNNTFLGAYATPGSSNLINATAIGAYATATENNTLILGSINGLNGATASVNVGIGTTTPANKLEIDQGTADNSGLRFTQLTSSSSTQAANGKVLSVNPDGDVILVDNPGGGDVLACTTSTANFLTKWISGTNTICESIIYDDGQRAGVNVIPSIATLESKNELDLAAVYGISEANNNQSAIYGVVGESRGALDVNLSIAGFAEESTSATNLAVAGQASGSESENKGVSGIAEHSSTTAVNVGVQGRAAESSHENMGGRFSAYGTTGVNYGIFAEAAYGPFGAPNHYAGYFDGDVHVTGGLTWVSDRKFKDNITNIDPNTALQRLLQLEPKSYHYMTSAFPSINLPVGNNHFGLIAQDVENVFPELVKDIIHPEQRDNDGNTLVPQVHYKGVDYSGFIPLLISSVIRQQRVIDSLSSSVNQRLTSLEQGMMDCCGANQRKTNSTSENETFINQIAVDLNPLQVVLEQNVPNPFAEQTTISYYIPNEVNSSRIIFYDAIGRIVKEVDVENGYGIVTVFASNLSAGTYSYTLLIDGEAIETKKMLKSN encoded by the coding sequence GTGGACAATGAAGATTTTCCAATTCACACATCTGGTTTTGAAAGAATAATGATAAAAGCCGGTGGCGATGTAGGCATTGGCACTTCTTCGCCCGCAGAAAAATTTGATGTATTTGGCAATATCAATGTGAGTGGGGATTATAGGATAGGCGGGGTGAGTATATTGAAAAATACCGGCACGGGAAATATGTTTGTGGGCGAGGGAGCGGGGGAGAATAATACAGGTGTGGAGGGAACCTTTTTTGGAGCTGGTGCTGGAACCAATAACAACTCAGGAGATTATAACTCTTTTTTTGGCTACAGCTCTGGAAGCGTTAATACTAGTGGCTCAGCCAACTCCTTTTTCGGAAATATATCAGGAGCAAATAATACAACCGGAGCATGGAACACCTTTATAGGGGCAGCTGCCGGATTGAGCAACACAACAGGTTCAGATAATGTTTTTATGGGAATTTCATCAGGTACGACAAATCAAACAGGTTATCAAAATACATTTGTTGGTGGTTATGCAGGCAACTTAAATTTCGATGGTGATTGTAATTCATTTTTTGGATATCATTCAGGTCTTAAAAACAGTAGTGGTAGAGTAAATGCGTTTTTTGGATATCTTTCTGGGTTAGAAAATACAACTGGTAGTTTTAATGCTTTCCTAGGATCAGGAGCTGGCTCATTTAATACAACAGGTTATGAAAACACCTTTGTTGGACAACAAGCAGGAGAAAGTAATACTACAGGTCATAATAATACATTTTTGGGTGCATATGCAACTCCCGGCTCAAGTAATTTGATAAATGCCACAGCTATAGGAGCATATGCTACTGCTACCGAAAATAACACCTTGATTTTAGGCAGCATTAACGGGCTTAATGGTGCTACGGCATCTGTCAATGTAGGCATAGGAACTACCACACCCGCCAATAAGCTTGAAATAGATCAGGGCACAGCGGACAATAGCGGGCTGAGGTTTACGCAACTAACATCGAGTTCTTCAACACAAGCTGCTAATGGAAAAGTACTTAGTGTAAACCCAGATGGTGATGTCATTTTGGTTGATAATCCGGGCGGAGGAGATGTATTAGCCTGTACCACTTCAACAGCTAATTTTTTGACAAAATGGATCAGTGGAACAAATACCATCTGTGAAAGTATTATCTATGATGATGGCCAAAGAGCTGGTGTAAATGTAATTCCTTCAATAGCAACACTAGAATCAAAAAATGAATTAGACTTGGCTGCAGTATATGGGATTAGCGAAGCAAATAATAATCAAAGTGCAATATACGGTGTTGTAGGTGAAAGTAGGGGTGCTCTAGACGTCAATTTAAGTATTGCAGGCTTTGCTGAAGAATCTACCTCAGCAACAAATTTAGCAGTTGCAGGTCAAGCATCAGGTTCTGAATCTGAAAATAAAGGAGTAAGTGGTATAGCAGAGCATTCAAGTACTACAGCAGTTAATGTAGGAGTACAAGGAAGGGCAGCGGAGTCTAGTCATGAAAATATGGGTGGTCGGTTTAGCGCATATGGCACAACAGGAGTTAACTATGGTATTTTTGCAGAAGCTGCTTATGGACCATTTGGAGCACCTAACCATTATGCTGGTTATTTTGATGGAGATGTACATGTAACCGGGGGGTTAACTTGGGTATCTGATCGCAAGTTTAAGGATAACATAACTAATATTGACCCTAATACTGCATTGCAGAGATTACTCCAATTAGAGCCTAAAAGCTATCATTATATGACTTCAGCTTTTCCTTCTATTAATCTTCCTGTAGGTAATAACCATTTCGGTTTGATTGCACAAGATGTGGAGAATGTTTTCCCAGAGCTTGTGAAAGATATTATCCACCCGGAGCAAAGAGACAATGATGGGAATACGCTGGTGCCTCAAGTGCACTATAAAGGTGTTGACTATAGTGGTTTTATACCACTGCTTATAAGTAGTGTAATTAGGCAACAAAGAGTTATTGATTCATTATCTTCTTCTGTTAATCAGAGACTTACTTCTTTAGAGCAGGGGATGATGGATTGTTGCGGGGCCAATCAACGGAAAACCAATTCAACTTCAGAAAATGAAACTTTTATTAATCAAATTGCAGTAGATTTAAATCCATTGCAGGTGGTATTGGAACAAAATGTCCCCAATCCTTTTGCAGAGCAGACAACAATATCTTATTATATTCCAAATGAAGTGAATTCATCTAGAATAATATTCTATGATGCAATTGGAAGAATTGTAAAGGAAGTAGATGTAGAGAATGGTTACGGGATAGTCACAGTTTTTGCTTCAAATCTTTCAGCGGGGACTTATAGTTATACTTTATTAATAGATGGAGAAGCAATAGAAACCAAGAAGATGCTTAAGTCAAATTAA
- a CDS encoding T9SS type A sorting domain-containing protein — protein MKSFLSILLISFCYSVFAQLPTLDKKRANIWYFGTAYTGYGAPGLDFSSGQPVVLTNGVNVGSTACTISNADGNLQMYPTQFPFIANALHDSMANSKVIMSGSSQYTSQPQHYLFVPNPSNNGLIYIFTYERGGNYPPYLYHIVDMNMEGGLGAIISINNPLYADPTVKQTAVHHSNCRDVWVVSHQRNSNNFYAYLVTDTGVVTNPVISSAGYVINNTNGYFGGMKLSPNGKKIAYVAKLLGVVQLFDFDNSNGIISNAITLPTDSSLNENNLTFSPDGTKLYICSVSGGGLPAMIHQFDVSSGDSATIVNSRALIGQTPLINPGFSLQGIHLAPNGKIYIGKHANSNLIDSLAVIHNPNALGLSCNFELHAIRLYGRSGTGLNNLIQSYFNEDPAAYPCFVGMENQHLTLLNNDSVAIYPNPFYDKLTIELNKPVKNCRITIHDLQGRAYYIDNRNILITMEIMRKNIPQGVYILKIQGENFLHTAKIITIN, from the coding sequence ATGAAATCTTTTCTCTCCATACTGTTGATTTCTTTTTGTTATAGTGTGTTTGCACAATTACCCACATTAGATAAAAAAAGAGCTAATATCTGGTATTTCGGAACTGCCTATACAGGGTATGGCGCACCGGGGCTTGACTTTAGCAGCGGGCAGCCCGTTGTGCTTACCAATGGTGTAAATGTGGGCAGCACTGCCTGCACTATTAGCAATGCTGACGGTAACTTACAGATGTATCCTACTCAGTTTCCGTTTATTGCCAATGCATTGCACGACTCTATGGCAAATAGTAAGGTAATAATGAGCGGCTCATCGCAATATACCAGCCAACCTCAACATTATTTATTTGTCCCTAACCCTTCAAACAATGGTTTGATATATATATTCACTTATGAAAGAGGAGGAAATTATCCTCCCTATTTATATCATATTGTAGATATGAATATGGAAGGGGGCTTAGGCGCGATAATATCTATTAACAATCCATTGTATGCCGACCCGACTGTGAAACAAACTGCCGTGCACCACAGCAATTGCAGAGATGTATGGGTGGTTTCTCACCAGCGAAATTCCAATAATTTTTATGCCTATTTGGTTACAGATACGGGTGTAGTTACCAATCCTGTTATTTCAAGTGCAGGGTATGTAATAAATAATACCAATGGATATTTTGGAGGCATGAAGCTTTCTCCTAACGGTAAGAAAATTGCATATGTGGCAAAATTATTAGGGGTCGTTCAACTATTTGATTTTGATAATTCTAATGGTATAATATCTAATGCTATCACACTTCCAACTGACAGTAGTTTAAACGAAAATAACCTTACTTTTTCACCCGATGGAACTAAATTGTATATATGCTCTGTATCGGGAGGCGGATTGCCTGCCATGATTCACCAGTTTGATGTATCCTCAGGTGATTCAGCAACAATAGTAAACAGCAGAGCATTGATAGGGCAAACTCCATTAATAAATCCCGGGTTTAGTTTACAAGGAATACATTTAGCCCCCAATGGAAAAATATACATAGGAAAACATGCTAACTCCAACCTGATTGATTCATTAGCTGTTATCCATAATCCCAACGCATTGGGATTATCCTGCAATTTTGAACTTCATGCAATCAGGTTATACGGAAGAAGCGGAACCGGACTGAATAATTTAATTCAAAGCTATTTTAATGAAGACCCTGCTGCATACCCCTGCTTTGTCGGTATGGAAAATCAGCATTTAACATTGTTAAATAATGATTCGGTAGCGATATATCCCAATCCTTTTTACGACAAGCTAACAATTGAATTAAATAAGCCGGTAAAAAACTGCCGGATAACTATTCATGATTTACAGGGAAGGGCATATTATATTGATAACAGAAATATACTAATCACTATGGAAATTATGAGAAAGAATATTCCACAGGGAGTATATATTCTGAAAATTCAGGGAGAAAATTTTCTGCACACCGCAAAAATCATAACCATTAATTAA
- a CDS encoding penicillin acylase family protein, producing MKKLLSLLFSFLFIFQLSAQRNYAEHVTIVRDKFGVPHIFGEKDVDVAYGLAWANAEDDFNTMQETIAAAKGLQARILGKDGANMDYLVHAFRSREVVEEQYDKQLTPEYRAYIEAYAKGANDYADANPKEILHKKIFPITAQDILVGSHLITGLISYAHVPIQKIMKGKYDDEKIKFGSNAFAFAPDKTESGNPILCANPHLPFEGFISWYEAHLQSEEGLDVYGATFPGASSIFVGTNQYLGWTHTFNKLDLVDVYKLKMHPDEKLKYEYDGEWLELEERKVKLKVKVSFLRIPVGKKTYWSKLGFVIQSKQGDFYAIRWASNMDINASQQWYYMNKATNFDEFYETFDMLAIPRFNTVYADREGNILYINYGKLPKRDSARDWTKVQPGHTSDLVWDEFYTIEELPQIKNPDCGYVFNTNNTPYNATCEEKDMPFKCFPSHMGFKSTNNNRSLRFMELIDLYDKVSYEDVKDIKFDNKYPESGVFLDSLNIISEIDAAKYPELEKYIKKMQAWNKEAKPYSIAATYFLLTLDYVFQKKNYTDKIFYQGLEMNEALFIEALGASIDHLEKHFKSDEVPLRDIHVLRRGDKEVFLPGFPDVLAANYTKKAKDGKYVAYVGDSYTLIVEYGPKGPVRMESQVAYGASAKPESPHYTDQMDLFSKQITKKVTMNKKQIFENARAVYKPGEVQ from the coding sequence ATGAAAAAACTGCTTTCATTACTATTCTCATTCCTATTTATTTTTCAATTATCAGCACAGCGCAATTATGCAGAACATGTAACAATCGTAAGAGATAAGTTTGGCGTGCCGCATATTTTTGGTGAAAAAGATGTGGATGTTGCCTATGGTCTGGCCTGGGCCAATGCAGAAGACGACTTTAATACCATGCAGGAAACTATAGCAGCTGCCAAAGGCCTTCAGGCACGTATCCTGGGCAAGGATGGGGCCAATATGGACTACCTGGTGCATGCCTTTAGATCCAGGGAGGTTGTGGAGGAGCAGTATGACAAGCAGTTGACGCCTGAATACAGGGCTTATATAGAAGCTTATGCAAAAGGAGCAAATGACTATGCCGATGCCAATCCAAAAGAGATTTTACACAAAAAAATATTCCCCATTACAGCCCAGGATATTCTTGTTGGTTCTCACCTAATTACCGGGCTCATTTCCTATGCGCATGTGCCTATTCAAAAAATTATGAAAGGGAAATATGACGATGAAAAAATTAAATTCGGCTCCAATGCATTTGCTTTTGCGCCTGATAAAACCGAATCAGGAAATCCCATTCTTTGTGCCAATCCGCATTTGCCATTTGAGGGTTTTATAAGTTGGTATGAAGCACATTTGCAGAGCGAAGAAGGGCTTGATGTATATGGCGCTACATTTCCGGGGGCTTCTTCCATTTTTGTGGGTACCAATCAGTATTTGGGCTGGACACATACTTTCAATAAATTGGATTTGGTGGATGTCTATAAATTGAAAATGCATCCCGATGAAAAGCTCAAATACGAATACGATGGAGAATGGCTTGAGCTGGAAGAACGCAAAGTGAAATTGAAAGTGAAAGTTTCATTTTTACGTATTCCCGTTGGGAAGAAAACCTACTGGAGCAAACTTGGTTTTGTAATCCAGTCCAAACAAGGCGATTTTTATGCCATTCGCTGGGCCAGTAATATGGACATCAATGCATCGCAACAGTGGTACTACATGAATAAAGCCACAAATTTTGATGAGTTTTATGAGACATTTGATATGTTGGCTATTCCCCGTTTCAATACCGTTTATGCCGACAGGGAAGGGAATATTTTATATATCAATTACGGAAAACTGCCCAAAAGAGACAGCGCACGCGACTGGACAAAAGTTCAGCCCGGCCATACCTCAGACTTGGTTTGGGATGAATTCTATACCATAGAGGAATTGCCGCAGATCAAAAATCCCGACTGTGGCTATGTGTTCAATACAAACAATACACCCTACAATGCCACTTGCGAGGAGAAAGATATGCCGTTTAAATGCTTTCCCAGCCATATGGGCTTTAAATCCACCAATAACAATCGCAGTTTGCGTTTTATGGAATTGATTGATTTGTATGATAAAGTCAGTTATGAAGATGTAAAGGATATAAAGTTTGACAACAAATACCCTGAAAGCGGGGTTTTTCTCGATTCGTTAAATATTATTTCCGAAATAGATGCTGCAAAATATCCTGAACTTGAAAAATATATCAAGAAGATGCAAGCCTGGAATAAAGAAGCAAAACCTTACTCCATTGCAGCGACTTATTTTCTCCTTACTTTAGATTATGTATTTCAAAAGAAAAACTATACCGATAAGATTTTTTACCAGGGGTTGGAAATGAACGAGGCTTTGTTTATAGAAGCACTTGGAGCAAGTATAGATCATTTGGAAAAACACTTTAAATCCGATGAAGTGCCTTTGCGCGATATTCATGTTTTAAGAAGGGGCGACAAGGAAGTTTTCCTGCCTGGTTTTCCCGATGTATTGGCGGCCAATTATACCAAAAAAGCCAAAGATGGAAAGTACGTTGCTTATGTTGGTGATTCTTATACGCTTATTGTGGAATATGGCCCCAAAGGGCCGGTTAGAATGGAGTCTCAGGTGGCCTATGGTGCTTCTGCAAAACCCGAAAGTCCGCACTATACAGACCAGATGGATTTGTTCAGCAAACAGATCACCAAGAAAGTGACTATGAACAAAAAACAGATTTTTGAAAATGCCAGGGCTGTTTATAAGCCGGGGGAAGTTCAATAA
- a CDS encoding serine hydrolase: protein MKYFLSAFFLMFLFSGCTTLINLWRYKLPDIADVYRMPRHELKKSTNPYVFPRKEVGNIPDPALWAVENIGYFPRKQPVVKRWDSPEDFLERSNTTALIVIQNDTIRYENYFNDFDQDMQSIVFSVSKSFASALAGIALEEGKFSSLDQPISDFIPEFKQGKKNEITINHLLQMTSGLDFYDYSTLYKLMELYYSNDQTTMIEKVPMRYEPGTVFKYKSYSTFLLGICIEKATGKPYYEYLQEKLWEPLGMEYDGYFTVDKERNQKAYGGIAACARDLAKFGTLYANKGKWRGEQILPEWWVERSSMRDTSEGSAWRYSNCFWLDTYPQEKAMTTKKDFFAGGYRGQAIYVNPELNIVIVRQGKSERGFRWGKSLSKLAMVWDAHQEIVSESQLQFVEGNYQGKNGKSLSVKFENNKLSIIGFNDCDDEQLKLTRISGASFSASSGKVKATLDYRNQNILGMAIEIPGQEYFFAKNDSVVQ from the coding sequence ATGAAGTATTTTCTTAGTGCGTTTTTCCTGATGTTTTTATTTTCGGGATGCACTACATTAATTAATTTATGGCGCTATAAACTTCCTGATATCGCTGATGTTTATCGCATGCCAAGGCATGAACTCAAAAAATCTACTAATCCCTATGTATTTCCACGAAAAGAAGTAGGAAATATTCCTGACCCTGCCTTGTGGGCAGTTGAAAATATCGGGTATTTTCCAAGAAAACAACCTGTTGTAAAAAGGTGGGATTCTCCTGAAGATTTTCTTGAGCGCTCCAATACAACTGCATTGATTGTCATTCAAAATGATACCATTCGTTATGAGAATTATTTTAATGACTTTGATCAGGACATGCAATCCATTGTTTTTTCAGTGAGTAAAAGTTTTGCTTCGGCACTTGCGGGTATTGCTCTTGAAGAAGGAAAATTTAGCAGCCTGGACCAGCCAATCAGTGATTTTATTCCTGAATTTAAACAGGGCAAAAAAAATGAAATCACGATCAATCATTTGCTGCAAATGACATCAGGGCTTGATTTTTACGATTACAGCACGCTCTACAAATTGATGGAGTTGTATTATTCCAATGACCAGACAACAATGATTGAAAAAGTGCCCATGCGCTATGAGCCGGGTACTGTATTTAAATACAAATCTTATTCTACTTTTTTACTGGGAATATGCATTGAAAAAGCTACGGGAAAACCTTATTACGAATACCTTCAAGAAAAATTGTGGGAACCTCTCGGAATGGAATACGATGGCTATTTTACGGTGGATAAAGAACGCAATCAAAAAGCCTATGGTGGAATAGCTGCCTGTGCCAGGGATTTGGCAAAATTTGGCACTTTGTATGCCAATAAAGGAAAATGGAGAGGAGAACAAATTCTTCCCGAATGGTGGGTGGAGCGTTCTAGTATGCGCGACACTTCAGAGGGCTCTGCATGGCGTTATTCCAATTGCTTCTGGCTGGACACTTATCCACAGGAGAAAGCAATGACCACTAAAAAAGATTTTTTTGCCGGAGGTTACAGAGGACAGGCCATTTATGTCAATCCTGAATTGAATATAGTTATTGTAAGGCAGGGGAAAAGCGAACGGGGTTTCCGCTGGGGCAAAAGCTTATCGAAATTAGCAATGGTTTGGGATGCGCATCAGGAAATAGTAAGCGAAAGTCAATTGCAATTTGTGGAAGGGAATTACCAGGGTAAAAATGGTAAATCACTTTCTGTTAAATTTGAAAACAACAAGCTTAGTATTATTGGCTTTAATGATTGTGATGATGAACAGCTTAAGCTCACCCGAATCTCAGGAGCCAGTTTTTCAGCCAGCTCGGGAAAAGTAAAGGCAACGCTTGATTATCGAAACCAAAATATTTTGGGAATGGCCATAGAAATACCGGGCCAGGAATATTTCTTCGCTAAAAATGACTCGGTAGTCCAATGA
- a CDS encoding alpha/beta hydrolase: MNNDFKIYLIPGQGADSRLFDNFELNPEFEHKHIEFELPEKNCSMKQYAMQLSKQFDNHPRKVIIGTSIGGMIAVELQEILKPEMLIVISSAKSNRELPGKYKLFKALPFYRLLSGSFLKAISKLIIPIVEPDQKKEKEKFEKMLGEKDPKFLKRTLDMIINWDRREYSNTIIHIHGNKDNVIPVKNVNYHYLIEGGSHMMTLTRGKEISNLINKLLTEKK, translated from the coding sequence ATGAATAATGACTTTAAAATTTATTTGATCCCCGGGCAGGGTGCCGACTCAAGGCTGTTTGACAATTTTGAGCTAAATCCTGAATTTGAGCACAAGCACATTGAATTTGAACTTCCTGAAAAAAATTGCTCGATGAAGCAATATGCAATGCAGCTTAGCAAACAGTTTGACAATCATCCGCGAAAAGTGATCATAGGAACTTCCATTGGAGGAATGATTGCTGTTGAGCTTCAGGAAATTCTAAAACCAGAAATGCTTATTGTTATTTCCAGCGCAAAAAGCAATAGAGAATTGCCCGGAAAATATAAGCTGTTTAAGGCATTGCCTTTTTATAGATTATTATCAGGAAGCTTTCTTAAAGCTATTTCAAAACTGATAATCCCGATAGTTGAGCCCGATCAAAAAAAAGAAAAAGAAAAATTCGAAAAAATGCTCGGTGAAAAAGATCCTAAATTTCTAAAGCGAACTTTAGATATGATTATCAATTGGGACAGAAGGGAGTATTCAAACACAATCATTCATATTCACGGCAATAAAGACAATGTTATCCCCGTGAAAAATGTAAATTACCATTATCTGATTGAGGGTGGTTCACATATGATGACACTTACAAGAGGTAAAGAAATCAGTAACCTGATTAACAAATTGTTGACAGAAAAAAAATAA
- a CDS encoding DoxX family protein, protein MLKKLFNPGTYNNNIDLSLLILRLVFGALMITHGWGKWLKLIGDDPIKFSDPLGVGVFASLALAVFAEVFCSMLLIFGAATRLASIPLIITLAVAAFIVHAEDALQDKEMALLYLTVYLVIAISGSGKYALDKFIYDKISKQ, encoded by the coding sequence ATGCTAAAAAAATTATTCAATCCCGGAACATACAATAATAATATTGATCTTTCACTGCTTATTCTTCGCCTGGTTTTTGGAGCCTTGATGATCACTCACGGCTGGGGAAAATGGTTAAAATTAATCGGTGATGATCCTATTAAGTTTTCCGATCCATTGGGAGTAGGCGTATTTGCTTCATTGGCTTTAGCAGTTTTTGCAGAGGTGTTTTGTTCAATGCTTTTAATCTTTGGGGCAGCTACACGGTTGGCCTCAATACCGCTAATAATCACTTTGGCTGTAGCAGCTTTTATAGTTCATGCAGAGGATGCACTTCAAGATAAAGAAATGGCATTATTGTATCTCACTGTTTACCTGGTAATTGCCATAAGTGGTTCGGGCAAGTATGCGCTTGACAAATTTATTTATGACAAAATAAGTAAACAGTGA
- a CDS encoding ferredoxin--NADP reductase has translation MSRLHELKIKKIKSETPYAKVVTFDIPEDLKSDFKYIPGQYITVEVEVDGKKERRAYSLCSSPVMDDDLSVGVKKVEMGKVSGYINDEAKEGESIRVMPPMGNFTVNTDSTRKKHYVLLGGGSGITPLMSIIRTVLVQEPNSRVTLFYANRDEESIMFKSVLDELENKYPERLEIFHSLDRTTVDWVINKGYLTRDILQTLLKNKLPAAPQDFDYYICGPTPLMSIIDEALEALQIPEKQIHKEFFTAKLKTEEKKEEREVSDSPLDSAEIHLTVDGEDYDFEYKGEDSLLEAALDNDIDAPYACQVGACCTCRAKVFEGKVVMADRESLSDEEIDEGYVLTCQSKPLTPKVIYTYDE, from the coding sequence ATGTCGAGATTACACGAGTTAAAAATCAAGAAAATAAAGTCTGAAACACCTTATGCAAAGGTTGTTACATTTGATATACCAGAGGATTTAAAATCTGATTTCAAGTACATACCTGGTCAATATATTACTGTAGAAGTAGAGGTGGATGGCAAAAAAGAGCGCAGGGCATATTCTCTGTGCAGTAGCCCTGTAATGGATGATGATCTTTCTGTGGGGGTGAAGAAAGTGGAAATGGGTAAGGTTTCGGGCTATATAAATGATGAGGCCAAAGAAGGAGAAAGCATTCGTGTGATGCCACCCATGGGTAATTTCACAGTAAATACTGACTCTACAAGAAAAAAACATTATGTGCTTTTAGGCGGTGGAAGCGGAATTACACCCTTGATGTCTATTATCAGAACAGTTTTAGTGCAAGAGCCCAATAGCAGGGTGACACTTTTTTACGCCAATCGCGATGAGGAATCCATTATGTTCAAAAGTGTATTGGATGAACTGGAAAATAAATATCCCGAGCGGCTGGAAATTTTCCATTCCCTTGACCGAACCACTGTCGACTGGGTAATCAACAAGGGCTACCTGACCCGTGATATTTTGCAGACATTGCTTAAAAACAAATTACCTGCTGCGCCTCAGGATTTTGATTATTATATCTGTGGGCCAACTCCTTTGATGTCAATTATTGATGAAGCGCTAGAAGCTTTACAAATTCCTGAAAAGCAAATACACAAAGAGTTTTTCACCGCTAAATTGAAAACCGAAGAAAAGAAAGAAGAGCGGGAAGTTTCTGACAGCCCTTTGGACAGTGCAGAAATTCACCTTACAGTTGATGGCGAAGATTATGACTTTGAATACAAAGGGGAAGATTCATTGTTAGAAGCAGCATTAGACAATGACATTGACGCGCCCTATGCCTGCCAGGTTGGTGCTTGCTGTACTTGTCGTGCCAAGGTATTTGAGGGGAAAGTGGTAATGGCCGATCGCGAATCGCTGTCAGATGAGGAAATTGATGAGGGCTATGTTTTGACCTGCCAATCAAAGCCGCTTACACCAAAAGTGATTTATACTTATGATGAGTAA